The Penaeus vannamei isolate JL-2024 chromosome 13, ASM4276789v1, whole genome shotgun sequence genome window below encodes:
- the LOC113817200 gene encoding glycine-rich protein 3-like, with protein MFKLVVLLAAVALAAAMPGFLGGAGHGGSGYGGGFGGHGGSGYGGGRFGGFSGGYGGGYGGGYGGGFGGSCCGFGGGFGGHSGGYGR; from the exons ATGTTCAAG CTGGTCGTCCTCCTCGCCGCAGTCGCTCTGGCCGCCGCCATGCCCGGCTTCCTCGGAGGCGCTGGGCATGGAGGAAGTGGGTACGGAGGCGGGTTCGGGGGACATGGAGGAAGTGGGTACGGAGGAGGGCGCTTCGGCGGATTCAGCGGTGGATACGGAGGTGGATATGGGGGCGGATATGGGGGAGGCTTCGGTGGATCTTGCTGTGGTTTCGGCGGGGGATTTGGAGGACACAGCGGAg GTTATGGACGCTAA